Proteins encoded within one genomic window of Besnoitia besnoiti strain Bb-Ger1 chromosome II, whole genome shotgun sequence:
- a CDS encoding RNA recognition motif-containing protein (encoded by transcript BESB_036700), producing MASAMEAALEPSAEVAKEQEQPAPVEAPQEEQPSAEEPAEEKPSNGEEAPASKSPVNAVRLRGLPWDVQEENVIAFFKPVVSLEPEHVLICIGFDKRTTGEAYVQLPDAAVREQAIKDLHGRLLGTRWIEVFRASEEEFQKADDRRKTVMAAISGNTESLDASRRMNLNVVKLRGLPWSCNELEIVHFFKDGGFDVHTDDIVLGMTGDGRLSGIAFVELQSAELAEKARDTLHKKYMGRRFIEVYPATRDDMHRARRPGRGGFDGYYQGGYNSGPMRGPGRGGFRGGMGRGGYSGPASPYGGGYGGGGYGGGGGGYGAGGGGGGYGGGGYGGGYGGGGGYGAGGGGYGGGGYGGGGYGGGGGSGGYSPAGPHGGGMEGGNWNYQVLRLRGLPYSANEQHIVQFFNGFHMAAILPSTIPIDGRPSGEAYVQFVDAGEAWRAFQAKNGGRIDKRMIELFPSSKQEMEFAAQGGDPRVFRERNRGY from the exons ATGGCGTCCGcgatggaggcggcgcttgaGCCGAGCGCTGAGGTGGCGAAGGAGCAGGAACAGCCGGCTCCGGTGGAGGCCCCGCAGGAGGAGCAGCCGAGCGCTGAAgagcccgcggaggagaagcctagcaacggcgaagaagctccGGCCTCCAAGTCTCCTGTGAAcgccgttcgccttcgcggccttccgTGGGATGTCCAGGAGGAAAATGTCATTGCATTCTTCAAGCCGGTCGTCTCACTCGAGCCTGAACACGTCCTCATCTGTATTGGGTTCGAC AAACGAACTACTGGAGAGGCCTACGTCCAGCTTCCCGACGCAGCCGTCCGCGAACAGGCCATCAAGGATCTCCACGGCCGTCTCCTGGGCACGCGTTGGATTGAG GTCTTCCGCGCGTCGGAAGAGGAATTCCAAAAGGCTGATGATCGCCGGAAGACCGTCATGGCGGCGATCTCCGGCAACACCGAGAGTCTGGATGCTTCGCGACGAATGAACTTG AATGTCGTGAAGCTCCGCGGTCTGCCGTGGTCCTGCAACGAGCTCGAGATCGTTCACTTCTTCAAGG ACGGAGGGTTCGATGTCCACACCGATGACATCGTGCTGGGCATGAccggcgacgggcgcctcTCCGGCATTGCGTTCGTCGAGCTGCAGAGTGCAGAATTGGCTGAGAAGGCCCGCGATACTCTGCACAAGAAGTACATGG GTCGGCGATTCATCGAAGTGTATCCGGCGACCCGCGACGACATGCaccgcgcccggcgccctGGTCGAGGCGGCTTCGACGGCTACTACCAGGGCGGCTACAACTCGGGCCCCATGCGCGGGCCTGGCCGCGGTGGATTCCGCGGCGGCATGGGC cgcggcggctaCAGCGGCCCAGCCTCGCCGTATGGCGGCGGCTACGGCGGGGGAGGCTacggcggcggtggcggcggctatggagccggaggaggcggcggcggttaCGGCGGGGGAGGCTACGGGGGCGGCTacggcggtggcggcggctatggagccggaggaggcggctacggcggcggcggctacGGCGGGGGAGGCTACGGGGGCGGTGGGGGCAGCGGGGGCTACTCGCCCGCCGGCCCGCACGGCGGCGGTATGGAGGGCGGCAACTGGAACTACCAGGTTCTGCGGCTTCGAGGTCTGCCTTACAGCGCGAACGAACAGCACATTGTG CAATTCTTCAATGGCTTCCACATGGCAGCGATCCTTCCCTCGACGATCCCGATTGACGGGCGCCCTTCTGGCGAGGCATACGTGCAGTTCgtggacgccggcgaagcctGGCGAGCcttccaggcaaagaacggCGGCCGCATTGACAAGCGCATGATCGAGCTTTTCCCCTCCTCCAAGCAGGAGATGGAGTTTGCTGCGCAGGGCGGAGACCCCCGAG